TGTCCCTCCCTTTaaatatcttgtaaccacggtattcctctgccaaaagtgagggtttatcaataaataaatggagatcCCACccttcttaaaaaatatataacatagGAAATTAttcaattcatatatatatatatatatatatatatatatatatatatattttaaattcaccATATCAAATTCGTGTTTCCATAGTCCAGAGAGGAATGAATTTACTATAACAGGAGGAAGATTTACTATAACAGGTTGGTGGACAGCACTCTGGGTGTTTCTTTTCTAGTTAGGTGCAAATTTTATATATTACAAAATTTTCTTACCATAAAACATATTATTAAACATGAATTATCAAAATTTCTCTATTCTCATTACTTTAAAGCTAGCTATGTCTAATTTACTTTGAAACAATTTTGTATGGTCATCATTATAGTGATATAGAacatagaattaaaaaaaaaaaaggaatttaatAACAAATGCATCTTGAAAATATTTCATGTTTTGACTACTTTATAGTAAggccaaaaaaataattaaagtgCAAAACAATGAAGTAATATGGTTTAATGACAgactttttgttgaaatttagtAGGATTCACTTATAAATGTTGGTATTAGGACAAATTGGCAATAAAAAATGAGGTGAAAATTTTCTCCTTTCTGCAGCTTAATAACCCTACAGGGTTCGATAAATAAATGATTTAAGATTTTTTAATTGTGGGAATCAATTTTgtgtttattatttttgtttcacTCTTAGAAGGATGATGAGCATAAAggcaataaaattcaaaatttgacccaaaatatagtaaacaaaaatttcatttgtttaaacctactcaaaatatataattttagaaaACTCTCAAGTAAGCAGAAGTAAAGGTTCTAGTTCAAATTAATTTCACATTCTCACTCCTTTTTTTGTCTTCCTTATGCTTCTAGACTTGAGCAGAAATTTTTCAATAAATTCATTATATTAAGTaaattcattatatatatatatatatatatattcatatattaagTAAATTCATTATATTAAGATCACAAGAGATTATATTAcagtaaattttatttttatttcatagcAATTGATATGACTTTGTTGCAAAAAATTATCCATGAATATTACCTTGGACCTATATAAacacaatgaaaataaatcaatggGTACTTTTTTTGGGTAAAAATGTTGCATAGGCCACAAATAGTATCACATGGAGAATAAGTTTTTTAAGTATACAAATAATTACATATACACAATAATAATAGTTTTATATACACTTGTAATAAGACATCATTAGAGTTTGTTCAAGGAATTAACATAAGAGGCAAATAGATGAACATCAACCATacaaaaagtcaacataaataAAGAAGATGAGTACCAAGATGGGTTTGTTgacaaataatgaaaaaaattcaTCGATACAAACACATAATTAAACAGAAAATAGAAGAATAGAATGATGTATCAAAGACAAAGCTAGAAGTATCTTTAAATGATCATACACACGCATAGACCGATGGACGCACTCAAAAGGACATCAAAATTTGATAGAAATAAATATGGGATTCTTAAATTCGTGAGAAACTACTATTACGAGTATAACTAAAAGTTACAATTTCCTAAATGCATCACACATCTATAGGTCATTAGTATCAAGTTGACACCATCCAGTCAACATTGTCTCTATATTCTCCTTACAACTTTAGAGCTTTATTCTCAAAGTAGTGCATATGAGTATCTTATATTCAACTAGTTTTTTAGTTTTgttcaaatgaaaattttaaggAGAACAATAAATTTTTGCtaagaaatttaaattaattattagaCTCCAAGAAAGTAGGGGATTACATATCTTGCGTTTAGGAGCATGGACTTCAGACCATAAATTTGTATTTGTGTAGATTTGCACAAAGCTTagaatataattatattaaaagtatttataAAATGGACAcgaatccaaatccaaggtcaaAATTTTTTGTTCTCAAACACTATCCCAATTTTGCAAATGGCTTAGCTAAAGTGAAAAGACAATATTCCTTCTAATTGTCTAAATGAACTGTCAATATTACATTTCTTATAATATATTAAGGATAACCAGGAATAAAATGTTTAAAAGTAGACACAAATGAATTATTAGATATCATGGGTTTTGAATtggaatatatatacattacgttccattttttatttttttttaggtttataTATCTAGTCTACTTCTGCTTTGCAGCTTAGCTGATAATATATTTGGGAAGAAATTGAGCAAACATGATGATCCATCCAtgaatttatgaaaattaattggAAAACACAAATATCAATCACATCTAAAAAGCATACATATGCCCACCCACTCTACCTAGTTTACTACTGCTGATTGGACTAGTGATGTACAATAGCATTACAAATAGATGTAATGGCCTAATAGCTAACAGATAAATCTATGAGATCATCTTTCTAGTACTATATGAAGTTGTAATTTATAtgatgataaattttaaaaattgcacAAATAATATTGCATAGTGCAAACTTATAAACTAAACATTTAcatacaattattattattattattattattttgaataatgcaatctttattgatatgccctcacttttggcggaggaatactgtggttacaagacaaACATTGGGATATTACAGATAAAGGACCTGataaaaacacaaaaactttAAACAAATCTAAACCCACCAAACAACTTGTATTTCAagtcatccaagaattgaaaataggCCAATCTCCAAACCTTGTTCAACATTAAAGGACCCAAAACAGCCCAAAAACCCACAACAAATCCAAATGGCATGCCCAAATAGAACCACCTCATATCAATCCATCCATCTCTTTCATTGTGCCAACTTGGTTTTAGAACTAGAGGTGTTTCAGTTTTTGTGCATTCATCTACCAATGGTAGACCACAAAGCTCATGGTTGCCAATGAAACTGAGCGGAGTGAAGCCTTGGATCTGGGTACTTAAAGGAATTTTGCCCGATAAGTTATTGTATGACAAATTTAAATATTCCAAGAATGTCAAACTTGACATACTTTGAGGAATTATGCCAGAAAGTTTATTCATTGATAAATCAATAGACTCCAACGATGTCATGTTGCCGATTTTATCTGGGATCCTTCCTTGAAGTTTGTTCATGGATAGGTTTAGGGATAACAAACCTTTAAGATGGGTTAACACTGCAGGGATCTCTCCATACAAGTTGTTGCATGAAATGTCAATGCTTGTTAATTGAGGGAGAGAACTGCTGAATTCATACTGCAATTGCTTTATCACAACCATTGCTTTATCTGGGTGTATTCCTTTatcattgaaaataaagaatttcGAATCTATTGGTTTGTTAATCATTGCGCTGTAGTTACCAAAGCATGTCGGAATGGCTCCAGAGAGATTGTTCTGTGCAAGGTCCAAGATTTGAAGAGAATAGAGATGACAGAGATGGATGGAAATACTGCCACTCAACTTATTTGTGCGAAGAATAAGGACTCGAAGTTGAGGTAGGCTTTCTCCTATCAATAACGGTATTCTTCCAGAAAACTTATTTTCACTAAGATCCAAAACTTGTAAATAATGAAAACTTGGCAATGTCGTAGACAAGTTTCCAAAGAGCTTGTTCTTGCTCAAGTGTAGTGATCCAAGTGAAGTTAGAGAACCCATGGAACTTGGTATTTTTCCTACTAAATTATTGTTGTCCAATCGCAATACCAATAAATTTTTCCAATTCAGCCAACAATCAGGAATTTCTCCGGACAAAAAATTTTTTGACAGATCTAAATGGTATAAACTAGATTCCAAATCTACCATTTTATTGCACAAAAAGGAAACAAGAGATCCATTCAAGTAATTATTTGAAAGATCTAAATAGCTTAGTGTAGCAGGTATAAGAGGCAACGGGCCTTGGATCTGGTTTTGAGATAGATCCACATCGGAAAGTTGGGGCATATTGGAAAACCCtgttgggattacacctaatatTGAAGCATTTGATAGGTATAAATATTCCAATTCCCTCTGTGTTTGAAGCCATGAAGGAAATAATTGGGGTCCTATATGAATTGACCTTAGTGAAATTTTACGTAGTTGAAATGGAGGAAGCCAATTGGGGCTTATTTGCAAGCCCAATGGGTTTGAATCAGCAATGAACAACTTCAGCCTTGTCAGATTTTTAAAGTGAACTTCTGAAATGGTGCCTTCCAAAGAATTCTTAGAGATGTCCACACTTTCTAATTTAGAGAGACTCCCAAGAGTTTCTGGAACACTCCCATTGAAAAGATTGGAATAAATTTGTAAGCTCGTCAAGGATGATAATTTCCCTATAGACATAGGAAGTGGGCCTGAAATGGAGTTGCGGGAAATATCAAGCACGGACAAACTTTTAAGTTCTCCGAAATGCTTGGGCAATTGGCCTGACTCTAATGTTTCCTTGGCCCACGAATCAAATGAATAATCTCCAAAAATTTCAGAAATATCTCCACTGAGTTGGTTCCCTGCCAAATCTAAAACTCTCAAATTGAAGAGGTTTCCCAAGGATGTCGGAATCCGTCCTTCAAATTCATTACCAGATAATCGGAGTTTTGTGAGTGATTTCAGGTTGCCAATAGCACCAGAAATTGATCCTTGAAAATGATTGAAAGAAAGATCGAGTATTGTGAGTGATGTTAGGTTGCCAATAGCACCAGAAATTGATCCTTGAAAATTATTGTAAGAAAGATCGAGACTTTGGAGGCTGGTTATGTCATACAACCACTCTGGTATTGCAAAGTTGAATTGGTTATGAGCAAGATTAAGGAACCGAAGAGTAGTTAGGTTCCGTAGAGGGGTGGGAAGCAAACCAGGAATTAGGTTCCAACTCAGATCAAGGGAAGTAATAGAAGAGAGACCAGAAAACCAGTTGGGTGTGGTCGAGTTCAAATTGCAAAGAGAAAGGTCCATGGATCGAAGAGTAGTGGACATGTTTTGAAGATATATTGGAATTGAACCCTCTGTAAAATAGGTGCCATGCAGATT
This genomic stretch from Malania oleifera isolate guangnan ecotype guangnan chromosome 3, ASM2987363v1, whole genome shotgun sequence harbors:
- the LOC131151396 gene encoding receptor-like protein EIX1; translation: MRYSAAVLGIVLTLISWDGVNSTATHCRAEEREALIDFKKSLTVPSNRLSSWVGEDCCRWTGVRCHNTTGHVIHLNLSNTFPLDGYSYYYEESLVGYERSSLGGNISVFLLQLKHLQHLDLSLNDFQGLRIPQFFGSLPNLAYLNLYSTGFVGPIPPQLGNLSSLHYLDLGRNYDLYVTDDVRWISHLSLIEFLDMSSVNLSRASNNWLQVMNILPSLSTLLLSDCYLSHNLPLSYVNFSSLVALDLSSNSFMNSSTFAWLSRLTSLVSLNLHGTYFTEGSIPIYLQNMSTTLRSMDLSLCNLNSTTPNWFSGLSSITSLDLSWNLIPGLLPTPLRNLTTLRFLNLAHNQFNFAIPEWLYDITSLQSLDLSYNNFQGSISGAIGNLTSLTILDLSFNHFQGSISGAIGNLKSLTKLRLSGNEFEGRIPTSLGNLFNLRVLDLAGNQLSGDISEIFGDYSFDSWAKETLESGQLPKHFGELKSLSVLDISRNSISGPLPMSIGKLSSLTSLQIYSNLFNGSVPETLGSLSKLESVDISKNSLEGTISEVHFKNLTRLKLFIADSNPLGLQISPNWLPPFQLRKISLRSIHIGPQLFPSWLQTQRELEYLYLSNASILGVIPTGFSNMPQLSDVDLSQNQIQGPLPLIPATLSYLDLSNNYLNGSLVSFLCNKMVDLESSLYHLDLSKNFLSGEIPDCWLNWKNLLVLRLDNNNLVGKIPSSMGSLTSLGSLHLSKNKLFGNLSTTLPSFHYLQVLDLSENKFSGRIPLLIGESLPQLRVLILRTNKLSGSISIHLCHLYSLQILDLAQNNLSGAIPTCFGNYSAMINKPIDSKFFIFNDKGIHPDKAMVVIKQLQYEFSSSLPQLTSIDISCNNLYGEIPAVLTHLKGLLSLNLSMNKLQGRIPDKIGNMTSLESIDLSMNKLSGIIPQSMSSLTFLEYLNLSYNNLSGKIPLSTQIQGFTPLSFIGNHELCGLPLVDECTKTETPLVLKPSWHNERDGWIDMRWFYLGMPFGFVVGFWAVLGPLMLNKVWRLAYFQFLDDLKYKLFGGFRFV